In Pirellulales bacterium, the following are encoded in one genomic region:
- the smpB gene encoding SsrA-binding protein SmpB: MAKKSDKKSASKDDDKNERLIAQNRKARHSFEVLDTLECGIQLVGSEVKSLRAGQVSLDEAYGRMDKGEVWLVGCDIAEYKNSNWLNHEPRRRRKLLLHRREINKFAGKAYEKNITLVPLKMYFKNGRAKLLLGLCKGKKTYDKRESLKQKDMQRDIDRAMRR; this comes from the coding sequence TTGGCCAAAAAGTCCGACAAGAAGTCAGCGTCGAAAGACGACGACAAGAACGAACGCCTGATCGCGCAGAACCGCAAGGCCCGTCACTCTTTCGAGGTGCTCGACACCCTGGAGTGCGGCATCCAATTGGTCGGCAGCGAGGTGAAGAGTCTGCGCGCCGGGCAGGTCTCGCTCGACGAAGCCTACGGGCGGATGGACAAGGGCGAGGTGTGGCTGGTGGGCTGCGACATCGCCGAGTACAAGAACAGCAACTGGCTTAACCACGAGCCGCGCCGCCGTCGCAAACTCTTGCTGCATCGCCGCGAGATCAACAAGTTCGCAGGCAAAGCGTACGAGAAGAACATCACGCTCGTGCCGCTGAAGATGTACTTTAAAAACGGCCGCGCGAAGCTGCTTCTCGGATTGTGCAAGGGAAAGAAGACCTACGACAAGCGCGAGTCGCTCAAGCAGAAGGACATGCAGCGCGACATCGATCGGGCGATGAGACGGTGA
- a CDS encoding metallophosphoesterase: MRLGIVSDSHGHVDKTERAVRALESFQVERVLHCGDVGTADVVELFSSWPTGFVYGNCDYDRRALAAAIVGAGQTCYGEFGELELVGRRIAILHGDDARRFRAALAGGGFDLVLYGHTHVAAVDWHGSTLAVNPGALYRANPPSLAIIDLPALQAEIVPL; the protein is encoded by the coding sequence ATGCGTTTGGGAATCGTCAGCGACTCGCACGGACACGTCGACAAGACGGAGCGGGCCGTGCGCGCGCTGGAATCGTTTCAAGTCGAGCGGGTCCTCCATTGCGGCGACGTGGGGACCGCGGACGTCGTTGAACTGTTTTCCTCTTGGCCCACGGGGTTCGTCTACGGCAACTGCGACTACGATCGTCGAGCCCTGGCCGCGGCAATCGTCGGGGCCGGCCAAACCTGCTACGGGGAATTCGGCGAACTGGAACTTGTCGGCCGACGGATAGCGATCCTCCACGGCGACGACGCGCGGCGGTTCCGGGCGGCCCTGGCGGGAGGCGGGTTCGATCTGGTCCTCTATGGCCACACGCACGTCGCGGCAGTGGATTGGCACGGCTCAACGCTCGCGGTGAACCCCGGGGCCCTCTATCGGGCGAATCCCCCCAGTCTGGCGATTATCGATCTGCCCGCATTGCAGGCAGAAATCGTGCCCCTGTAG
- a CDS encoding ATP-grasp domain-containing protein, translated as MPAPKVALVGASVRAAAQSALRAGFSAVSADLFADADLAAVCPASRIADYPAGLVDWLAEIECDGWLYTGALENQPALVDQMAALKPLWGNAGQSLRACRDPLRLQAVCGRREIPFPETRVETASVPRDGAWLAKSYQGSSGSGVWRLDGEAAVQRAERERAVAQRFVAGTPAAAIFTLGNESAELWGVTRQLLGGDPERPWRYAGSIGPLPGSKKILCGLNQLGQMLREDFGLRGIVGADLIVAEDDFHLLEVNPRYTASVEVLERARGRSAIAAHLAACGAEVEDPEGGSGHADASDDAMPEPVHGKAILYAPAEVRVLPSFAEFALDAALHDPRRLLADIPRAGELIRRGDPLLTAFAAGRTIEECASRLDEFTAEILSRPFGYNDGAWSVP; from the coding sequence ATGCCCGCGCCGAAAGTCGCCCTTGTCGGCGCGAGCGTGCGGGCGGCAGCTCAATCGGCGCTGCGGGCCGGGTTTTCGGCGGTCTCCGCGGATCTGTTCGCCGATGCCGATCTCGCCGCCGTTTGCCCGGCGAGCCGCATCGCCGACTATCCCGCGGGGCTCGTCGATTGGTTGGCCGAGATCGAGTGCGACGGTTGGCTCTACACGGGCGCTTTGGAGAATCAACCGGCGCTGGTGGACCAAATGGCCGCGCTCAAACCGCTATGGGGGAATGCCGGGCAGTCCCTGCGAGCGTGTCGCGACCCGTTGCGGTTGCAAGCGGTCTGCGGACGCCGGGAGATCCCTTTCCCAGAAACCAGGGTCGAGACTGCAAGCGTTCCCCGCGATGGCGCGTGGCTGGCCAAGTCCTACCAGGGCTCAAGCGGCTCGGGCGTATGGCGACTCGACGGCGAGGCCGCTGTCCAGCGGGCCGAGCGCGAGCGGGCCGTCGCGCAACGCTTCGTGGCAGGCACTCCCGCTGCGGCGATCTTTACGCTTGGCAACGAGTCCGCCGAGCTTTGGGGCGTCACGCGACAACTCCTCGGCGGCGATCCGGAGCGCCCCTGGCGCTACGCCGGATCAATCGGGCCGCTGCCGGGGAGTAAGAAGATCCTGTGCGGGTTGAATCAGCTCGGGCAGATGCTCCGGGAGGATTTCGGCCTCCGCGGAATTGTCGGCGCCGACTTAATCGTCGCGGAGGACGATTTTCACCTGCTGGAGGTGAATCCCCGCTACACCGCGTCGGTCGAGGTGCTGGAGCGAGCCCGGGGGCGGTCGGCAATCGCTGCGCATCTTGCCGCCTGCGGCGCCGAAGTCGAGGACCCCGAGGGCGGCTCTGGTCATGCCGATGCGTCGGACGACGCCATGCCCGAACCCGTTCACGGCAAGGCGATCCTATACGCCCCGGCCGAGGTGCGCGTGTTGCCGTCGTTTGCCGAGTTCGCGCTCGACGCGGCGCTGCACGATCCGCGGCGTCTGCTGGCCGACATCCCTCGCGCCGGGGAGTTGATCCGTCGCGGCGATCCGCTGCTGACGGCGTTCGCCGCGGGCAGGACCATCGAAGAGTGCGCCTCCCGGCTCGACGAGTTTACTGCGGAGATTCTCAGTCGCCCCTTCGGGTACAATGACGGGGCTTGGTCCGTACCGTAG